In Haliotis asinina isolate JCU_RB_2024 chromosome 15, JCU_Hal_asi_v2, whole genome shotgun sequence, one DNA window encodes the following:
- the LOC137265146 gene encoding 5-hydroxytryptamine receptor 1F-like has product MYPSRTWVVSDMASTLGSPTVDYNDSTSTSSVDNITNTTSQTQTKESSYEVWLQVLISLILSCMIVGTVIGNSLVCIAVGIVKRLQTPSNLLIVSLATADLLVAILVMPLSLYTEIRTKWRLGEAVCDMWTSLDVLLCTASILNLCMISVDRYFVITRPLQYAMKRTPKRMGIMIAVVWVASALISIPPIFGWKADRGDFDCYISNELGYQIYATLGAFYLPLTVMIVVYYKIWRVSSRIAKAEQRSHIGNIDRPPEFQVGRPSRDSGDSHILPNGSIKDSNVLSSEDDTTKENLLKRNSIKRRRFTIKSIIPSKQRMSTSKERKATKTLGIIMGCFTACWLPFFILAVVQAVCFKVYGSSFDQVPPWVSSVLMWLGYANSFLNPVIYARFNREFRTPFKEILCCRCRGINVRMRSESYVEQYGADHAVKDSLRPPAETMVRYNSHGQTLVQIGNGSPNSQGESKI; this is encoded by the coding sequence ATGTACCCATCCCGCACGTGGGTCGTGAGTGATATGGCGTCCACGTTGGGGTCTCCGACAGTCGACTACAACGACAGCACTTCAACGTCAAGTGTGGACAACATCACGAATACGACCTCACAGACACAGACCAAGGAGTCCAGTTACGAGGTGTGGCTGCAAGTACTCATCTCCCTCATCTTGAGTTGCATGATCGTCGGCACAGTGATCGGCAACTCGCTCGTGTGCATCGCGGTGGGCATTGTGAAGCGCCTGCAAACACCCTCCAACCTTCTGATTGTGTCCCTTGCGACGGCGGACCTGCTGGTTGCCATCCTCGTCATGCCACTCTCGTTGTACACGGAGATTCGAACGAAATGGCGTCTCGGAGAAGCTGTCTGTGACATGTGGACATCCCTGGACGTGCTCCTGTGTACAGCATCTATACTTAATCTCTGTATGATCAGTGTGGATCGTTATTTCGTCATCACCAGACCATTACAGTATGCCATGAAACGGACCCCCAAACGCATGGGAATAATGATAGCCGTTGTATGGGTGGCCTCAGCTCTGATATCTATCCCCCCAATTTTCGGCTGGAAGGCCGACAGGGGTGATTTTGACTGTTATATTAGTAACGAACTAGGGTATCAGATCTATGCAACTCTGGGTGCCTTTTACTTGCCTCTAACTGTGATGATCGTggtctattataaaatctggCGAGTGTCATCTCGGATAGCAAAGGCCGAGCAAAGGTCACATATTGGCAACATAGACCGGCCACCCGAGTTCCAAGTGGGTCGGCCATCGAGAGACAGTGGTGACAGCCACATTCTACCCAATGGCTCAATCAAAGATTCGAACGTACTATCGTCAGAGGACGATACTACGAAAGAGAACCTTTTAAAGAGAAATTCCATTAAACGTCGTCGGTTCACAATCAAGTCAATAATACCATCAAAACAACGTATGTCCACTTCGAAGGAGCGTAAAGCTACCAAAACTCTAGGTATTATTATGGGTTGTTTCACGGCTTGCTGGCTCCCGTTCTTCATACTTGCCGTAGTGCAAGCCGTCTGTTTTAAGGTGTATGGATCATCATTTGACCAGGTACCACCATGGGTCTCCTCAGTGCTCATGTGGTTGGGTTATGCGAATTCCTTCTTGAATCCTGTAATATATGCTCGATTCAACCGTGAATTTAGGACTCCCTTTAAGGAAATATTGTGTTGTAGATGTCGTGGAATAAACGTTCGAATGCGTTCCGAGAGCTATGTGGAGCAGTATGGTGCCGATCACGCTGTCAAAGACAGTTTGAGACCCCCAGCGGAAACAATGGTGCGTTATAACAGTCATGGGCAGACCCTGGTTCAGATTGGGAACGGATCGCCTAATAGCCAAGGGGAGTCTAAGATATAG